In Candidatus Eremiobacterota bacterium, a single window of DNA contains:
- a CDS encoding cephalosporin hydroxylase family protein, whose translation MGADPEVRAAWKRAFDLIAPYRYAYNWSWLGRPAIQFPQDLVALQEIIWRTKPEVIVETGIAHGGSLVFSASMLALLGGEREAIGIDVDIRPHNRAAIEAHPLASRITMFEGSSVDEALAARVRERVAGRNAMVVLDSNHTADHVARELALYSLLVRAGFFLVVMDTAVEYADPASIVDRPWGPGNNPMTAVDAFLARESRFVVDEEYDAKLLFTVAPRGYLRATRDPG comes from the coding sequence ATGGGCGCCGATCCCGAGGTGCGCGCCGCGTGGAAGCGCGCCTTCGACCTGATCGCGCCCTACCGCTACGCGTACAACTGGTCCTGGCTCGGCCGCCCGGCGATTCAGTTTCCGCAGGACCTGGTCGCGCTGCAGGAGATCATCTGGCGCACCAAGCCTGAGGTGATCGTCGAGACGGGGATCGCGCACGGCGGCTCGCTCGTCTTCTCGGCTTCCATGCTGGCGCTGCTCGGCGGCGAGCGCGAAGCGATCGGCATCGACGTCGACATCCGCCCGCACAACCGCGCCGCGATCGAAGCGCACCCGCTCGCCTCGCGCATCACGATGTTCGAAGGCTCGTCGGTCGACGAAGCGCTGGCAGCGCGCGTGCGCGAGCGCGTCGCCGGGCGCAATGCGATGGTCGTGCTCGACTCGAACCACACCGCCGACCACGTCGCGCGCGAGCTCGCGCTGTACTCGCTGCTGGTCCGCGCCGGTTTCTTCCTGGTCGTGATGGACACGGCGGTCGAGTACGCCGATCCGGCCTCGATCGTCGACCGGCCGTGGGGTCCGGGGAACAACCCGATGACCGCGGTCGACGCGTTCCTGGCGCGCGAGTCGCGCTTCGTCGTCGACGAAGAGTACGACGCCAAGCTGTTGTTCACGGTCGCGCCGCGCGGCTATTTGCGCGCAACGCGGGATCCGGGTTAG
- a CDS encoding GNAT family N-acetyltransferase yields MTNCRPPREADVPALAEIRNDLATQYALLASPRPNTLDDVRAWIGRRTADPAALFHVVADETDAAVGFTQVVGIDDENRHGAFGIAIDRRHRGRGHGRAALEHAFAAARADGRLDKLVLQVAADNERALALYRAAGFREVGVHRRHYRAPDGWHDVAVMECFLVAQP; encoded by the coding sequence ATGACGAACTGCCGGCCGCCGCGCGAGGCGGACGTCCCGGCGCTGGCCGAGATTCGCAACGACCTCGCCACGCAGTACGCGCTGCTGGCCTCGCCGCGCCCGAACACGCTCGACGACGTGCGCGCGTGGATCGGCCGCCGCACCGCCGACCCCGCCGCCCTGTTCCACGTCGTTGCCGACGAGACCGACGCCGCGGTCGGCTTTACGCAAGTCGTCGGGATCGACGACGAGAACCGGCACGGCGCCTTCGGCATCGCGATCGACCGCCGCCACCGCGGACGCGGCCACGGCCGGGCCGCACTCGAGCACGCGTTCGCCGCCGCGCGCGCCGACGGGCGGCTCGACAAGCTCGTGCTTCAGGTCGCCGCCGACAACGAGCGCGCGCTGGCGCTGTACCGCGCCGCCGGCTTTCGGGAGGTCGGCGTGCACCGCCGCCACTACCGCGCGCCGGACGGCTGGCACGACGTCGCGGTGATGGAGTGCTTCCTGGTGGCGCAGCCGTGA